Below is a genomic region from Isosphaeraceae bacterium EP7.
GAACCGCTGCTGGCCTTCGCGGGCGGGGACCACACGCGTCTTGCGGGACGCATCGTCGATCAGTTGGAAAGGTCCCTCCGGGATCGAGTCCGCTTCCGTCGTGGTGATGATCGCTGCCGGCTGTTCCTCGAAGCTCACGAGGAACGAACCGCATTCGTCGTCCCAGGCCTCGATCCTACCGAGTCGGACGTCGCGCGTGGCGGCATTCGGCGAGGGATAGCTGATCACGAAAACGGGCAGGCCGAGGCGGCCGGCCGCCTTCGTGGCCTCGACCTCGGCCCGGTCACGTCCGTCGCCCCTCCGGGTGCTCGGGTAGTGATAGATGATGCAGTTTTCGGCGAGGTCATCCGCATAGGACCGACCCGTGTGGAGTAAGCCCACGGTCACGCCATCGCGGGCAGGGCCGACGGACCCCGTGACGACCTTATTGACCCAGATCCCTTGGGCACCGCCGAAGATGCCGAGCTCGCGGAGGATAGAGGGAGCGACTCTCAACGGTCCTCCGGCTTCTGACAGGCTCGACCACATCCCACGGCGCCGCTCGCGTTCTTGCACGATCGCCTCGGCCACGACGCCAACTCCCGGGGTCCGCCTCACGACG
It encodes:
- a CDS encoding HNH endonuclease signature motif containing protein, with the protein product MPRAIPENLTREHVLLALAELDAGAEHPFGEPTVYELVHDGRRYPPKAAIGLAFRHSAGHFLRPDEFSGGEAHGQANSALRRLGFDVVRRTPGVGVVAEAIVQERERRRGMWSSLSEAGGPLRVAPSILRELGIFGGAQGIWVNKVVTGSVGPARDGVTVGLLHTGRSYADDLAENCIIYHYPSTRRGDGRDRAEVEATKAAGRLGLPVFVISYPSPNAATRDVRLGRIEAWDDECGSFLVSFEEQPAAIITTTEADSIPEGPFQLIDDASRKTRVVPAREGQQRFKFRVLQRYGPKCVVCGFDVVELLDAAHLRPKKANGSDDPRNGIVLCATHHRAFDLGHFAIEPTTFCIKFRETGPDAARLGVPNHSLEHLEKKPHPEAISWAWDHWRS